Below is a genomic region from Lineus longissimus chromosome 16, tnLinLong1.2, whole genome shotgun sequence.
ATAACTCTTTTAAGGAGTGATAGTAACCGATGTGTTTCTGGACCAGCATCTTTGTTCGAAATGCTTTCGCACAGTATGGGCACAAAAAAAACCCCGCTAACCCCCCAACTATTGGTTTTAAATGCGTACTCATGACATGGTTTTTCAGgtctaaaattttgaaaaaagtcaGATAACAGATTGTACAGTTCCATGCCCGCATAGTTCGACCTTCTGGGAGTTTTGCAATCTGAGGGTCGACATCAGGTGGAATTACATCCGGTTGCAACTTTTTTGCGTCCACAACAACATCCGCTATCTTTGCTTTGGGTTTTGGCgagttgtcatcatcatcatcatcatcgtcgctaGATGCCGCTGGTTCATAGAGTGGATCCTCCTCCTCTTTGTCAAACATCATAGGACTATTCTGCGGACTACCACTGGGTTCCGACTCATCCCTCAATTCCTGTACCCTCGGTTTTCGGGATTTCGTCCCGCTACACTGGGATGATTTCCTTTTGCGTTTTATTAGGTTTTCAAGTCGAGACAGGCGGACGACTTCACCATAATCATTCAAAAATGAGTTGTGTCGCTCCTTCAGATGAGCCTTGTACTCATTCTCCGTAGCAAAGCGTCTTTTACACAGCTTGCAACCATAAACCAGACTCCCAAGATAGGCAACGCGACGAGACCTGCGGCGTTTTGAAGGCGTGCCATCATCGCCAGAATCAGAACAATCCGCAGACGGCATCTGCTTTAATATTTCATTATCCGTCTGCTTTGAATGTTCATCTTGCGTCTGCCCCACTTCTTTACCAATGACCTGCTCGACAGCTGAAAGGAACATTTTTGCCTCGCCAATTATCGGAGATGACACAGAGGAAATTTCGCGATGTCCACCTGAAGGAATTAAAGTGATATTTCTACCAAGGGAGCTGAGCTTCGGTCCAAGAATAGGCGCTCTGTTCAATTCAGATACAGTTGAAGCTGATGCATCAGGAACATTTACACTAACAGGCCTATGCCCTTTGCGCTTGTGCAGTTCAAACCCTTGCCGATCAAAATATATCCGCGAACAGACTTTGCATGTGTACTGAcgttttcttttctttccaCTTTTCTTGAGTTTCTTAGCATGTTTTAGTCTCATGTGGAAGTCAAGATCTTCTTGACTTAGGAACGACATTGTGCAGAAATCACACCTGGCAGACAACTCCTTTTTGTGAATTTTCCGCAAATGCGCCCCAAGCATTGAGAGTGATTTGAACATTTTGTCGCACTCTGAACATTTAAAAGGGCGATCGACATTATGAATTTTATTAACGTGATCTTCTAAGTCTTTTCTCTCACTAAATGTTTTATTGCAAACTGTACACTTGTTAACATTATTCAAGTGATTTTTCAAGTGCTCCTCGTACAGTGAGAATTCAGGAAACATCACGAGACAAATTGGACACGTCGACCAGCCATCGTCATCCATCGTATCGGCCGTTAAACTATTCTGCACAAGATGGCCGACGACGTGTTCCTGGAATTCTTCCGAGGTATTATACCAAGTTTCGCACTGCTGACATTTGAACGAGTTGTCAGATTCATAGATTGCTGTTCCCTGCGAGTTCTGCGAGTACATTAGCTCGTCCGTCATCATATCGGCTGTCCCCTGCGAGTATCGCGAATCGTACATTAGCTCATCTGTCCTACTGTCCATTGGTGTTGGCGTTGAATATTCCTCATGAAGCGATTCCACAAGATCACCGATCACATTTGCATCTCCCATCAAGTATCTACTCAAATCATCATCTACGTCCATTTTAACTTCCTCATTGGCTTTTTCAACTGTCTCGTTTTGTTCAGTCTTTTCCACAGGAGGCCCAGCAACATCCTTCTCCTTGTCCACAGTTTCACCTGCACATGTTTCCTTAGAAACAATGTCCGACTCTTTGGAACCCTCGTCCAAATCAGCAACCTTTTCCTCTTTGGTAACCACTTTGTCCTTAACATCAGGAGCCTCACTAGAATCTGAATCGAAATTGACAACCTCAGTTTGAGAAACATTTTTTAAACGCTGCCCCTTTTTGAGTCCTTCGTTACCCTCACTTGGTCTCAAAGCATCAAAATTATTTCGTCCTGATTTTCCATCATCTACTTTTAAACTTGCTCCTACAATGGCATCTGAGCTATCCTCAACAAGGTTAACGACGTGACGACTATTACTAGCAAGGTCTACTTTGTAATTTAAATCAATGTCTTCAGCATCCATGGAAACGGAATCCACAGTATCCATGGAAACAGGAATGCTTTTATCAAGTTTTTCACTTGAAtcaactgcggcagattcagaCTCATTTTTCTCACCTGAAGCAACCTTTATGCCAACATCTACACTTTCAGATGTTTCCACAACTGGTTGATCTTTGCAATCAAGAATGTCACTATGTTCCACTGGAAGAACTCCACAATCAAGTTCATCGGAAACTTGACCCGTGTCACCAGATTCAATGTCATTTGAACTGTCACAACTTGCAATGCCATTTCTTTCATTAGAAGTACCATGTTCATTTTTCATATCGCCATTCACGATATGATCGAAATGGGAATGGTTTAAATCAATGTCAGTCTCTTTTAAAAGTTCAGGACCACCAGTGATTTTGCTCATGTCGGTATCTCCCTCACACGACCTGTCAACATTATTTTTGATAGGAAGTTTTGCAGTACAATTCAGCAACGTGCTGGCATCTGCATCACTCCTCCTTCCAACAGAGTTTCCATCTGTTACAACTTGCTCATCCATGCTGAGATTCGATACGAGGACCTCCTCAGGAAGACCGACGTCTCTAAAAACACATCATCCTCAGCTTCATCGACTTGGCTACATCTTCTAAGCATGTAACTGACATCAATCATACCTTATACCTGAAAAGACAGTGAACACAGAAACTGAGTAACTGGCAGTACATTAAGTTAACACCCTGGTAGAAGGTGAATGATGGTTGGTataataatgaaataaacaatgacAAGAGAAGGCCTCTGTACAATGTATGCATTACACATGCACTACAGACTACAGTACATTATGCACTGTAACCAGCATGCCAGACATACACTATACAGTTACACTAGACTAGTGTAGTCCAGCACACACTATACACTTCTTACTATACTTTGTAAGTTTGTTCTCATCTGACAAGATGAATGCATCATTTTCCACAAAATACAACATGCAACTTCAGGTGAATATATTGAATAATCAACCTACACATCACTGAGCCAAAATAGTGCTATCTTGATGGTTATTCGGCTTTGTCTTTTGCCTGATCATAAATTTTGTAAACAACCAACAGATTTCAGAAAAACTGCAGGTCGAGGTCGGTTAAAGTGTATCTATGTACAGACATTACAGAAAATTTCCTATGCTAAGAATTGAATAGGTCGAGGTAAGATTTAGCACTGCTGTGACACAGCACTGCACGAAAGTTGAAACCTCGATTCCGGGATTTTATCCTATCCGAATGTAcgcaaaatttctgaaaatacaCAGTAGAATTTTCTGAAGACAAGGTTGGAAAAGAATGGTCGCCGGCGAAAATTGAACTAGAATTTTTCTCATAAATGTTCGCAAATTCGGTGTTAAATAGTGATCAGATGGCTTCAACTTCGACTACGCAGCAAGCTGCGTTATCAGAGAATCAAGTGGTGGCAATAAAAAATCTCCTGTGGGGAAATGATCTCCGAGAGGAGGTGTTTTTGAGGTGGACACAGGGTAAAGCATTTTTTCACTCAATTCTCCAAGTTCCAGTACAGCATTACAGTTGGTTACAGTCATGAGTCATGAGAGTGGTACATGGTCACTAGACTATagatcgatgcacttgattggggatAACGTttacgtcacgttacagtaatgtaaaaccgtcagagCTGCATTGCATCGTGACGTGTCACGTGACAACGGCCAACActttgtaaacgttgttcccaatcaagtgcatgaatctatagtaagTACTGTaactgtataggcctacacagtaACACAGTATACAGTACACAGATCACTCCCTCTATCTTTTTAAGGGACAATGGTTTTAGTCCCAATTCGGtcgtttccattcgatttgatcatcatgacctctttaatcaggacaccacaaTGACAGTACGATATTTCTAACTTCTAGTTGTCCGTAGCCACAGCCATAGTAAGGTTCTTCTAGTCTACTGTACTTTTCTATTGCAGGTTTCACTTTTAGTAAAGATGAACCGTCTGCACTTCTTCAACTCCAGGGAGGACCTTGTGCGGTGATTGCTCCAGTTCAAGCTTTCGTTGTGAAGAACATTATCTTTGACCAAAAGAAAACCATGGCTGGCCTCACTGGTGAGTATACTACTGTAACTAAGTGCGTAGTTTTTCATCAGTTTTCCTTCATGGGttgtggtaggcctactgttgagAGTTACTGACAACTGTGAATGATAACAGTTTTGTTTGCTGAAAACCGCAAAATGTTTGTGAAATTTGGTTATGTTCAAAATCTGCAAGAAgagaaagcccccccccccaaatttggGGTTTACAGTACCAGTATATCCCTGACTACATAGCACAGATACAAGAAAATGTGAAAACAACTTTGTTCTCAAAAGAaagtctgaaatttgaaagtcATAATAATAAGATGAAGAGAACAGCTTTGAAGGTATCTCTGACAACTAAAATTTACCATTCATCTTCTTTTACTTCAGCCTCTGAATGCCAGGAATGCCTAATTAACGCTTTGGTGGAGGTGTTAACCCAAGCCGCTAGTACTGACATCTGTTACTTAATCACCCACAATGGGCTTGAAGAGAGGGACGCGGATACTGTACTCAATCTGCCAGCGAATTCTGAGGATAATCAGGTCCAAGTTAATGACAATGAGGTCCGGAGCCCCAAGAGACAGAAACTGTCCAATCAGTGGTTCCACAGCAATCTTAGGTAAATATCAATCACAATTTGCTGAGCATTTTTGGCAACCTTACAGTGTCAAATTCTTCTGTCATCATCCCACATTAATTCTGGAGTAGATTTTCTATTTGAAATTGTGAAAGCGGAGTTCctggcccttgggcctcttgttcattcTTGAGAAATGTCTATCTCCCATTGTATCTTTAGGTGCCAGCAATGCAACAGTAATGCGGAGGTGAAGGATGCAATCCATGCTCACATCTCAACATTCCAAGGACAATACGGTGTACTCCTATTCTTGTATTCACTGGTGCTGACCAAGGGCATTGAACAAATTAAGAACGAAGTTGAAGACCCTGGTGAACCTCTCATAGACAACACACATGGACATGGAAGGTACGGTATGGCCTAGTATGCTATTGGCTAATGAAAGCACATGTTCTGTATGATGTATGAGGTCCCGGATTTATTTCCCGGTCGGTTGCGGTACACTCAAGTGATAGAGCGGACGACTCTCTTCGACTGTGTAGGTTACCTgtggggtctccggtttcctcctacctaCATTACAAATTTGAACGCTATAAGTGTTAGAGCTGGTACTAGTACAAAGTGGGTAGGCAGTGCTTTTCATTGCCTGGTGTTATTCGGGATGTGTTCTGTGACTCCTTTAAAAAATTtatcatcattcatcatcatctccagAAATTTTGCTTCTGTGTTTCAGCCAGAGTATGATAAATCTTCTCTTATGTGGTAAAGCTGTATCGAACGTATTTGATAATGACAAAGATATATCGGGAATGCGTAAGTATGCTATATGTTCAGCAAAATGTTGACAgatattttcaagaatttcaagGACACGTCCTCTTCTTTGCGTCTGCTTGTATGTTGGTTTCGGTTGCATTTGGT
It encodes:
- the LOC135500634 gene encoding zinc finger protein 521-like isoform X2; its protein translation is MDEQVVTDGNSVGRRSDADASTLLNCTAKLPIKNNVDRSCEGDTDMSKITGGPELLKETDIDLNHSHFDHIVNGDMKNEHGTSNERNGIASCDSSNDIESGDTGQVSDELDCGVLPVEHSDILDCKDQPVVETSESVDVGIKVASDSSEAPDVKDKVVTKEEKVADLDEGSKESDIVSKETCAGETVDKEKDVAGPPVEKTEQNETVEKANEEVKMDVDDDLSRYLMGDANVIGDLVESLHEEYSTPTPMDSRTDELMYDSRYSQGTADMMTDELMYSQNSQGTAIYESDNSFKCQQCETWYNTSEEFQEHVVGHLVQNSLTADTMDDDGWSTCPICLVMFPEFSLYEEHLKNHLNNVNKCTVCNKTFSERKDLEDHVNKIHNVDRPFKCSECDKMFKSLSMLGAHLRKIHKKELSARCDFCTMSFLSQEDLDFHMRLKHAKKLKKSGKKRKRQYTCKVCSRIYFDRQGFELHKRKGHRPVSVNVPDASASTVSELNRAPILGPKLSSLGRNITLIPSGGHREISSVSSPIIGEAKMFLSAVEQVIGKEVGQTQDEHSKQTDNEILKQMPSADCSDSGDDGTPSKRRRSRRVAYLGSLVYGCKLCKRRFATENEYKAHLKERHNSFLNDYGEVVRLSRLENLIKRKRKSSQCSGTKSRKPRVQELRDESEPSGSPQNSPMMFDKEEEDPLYEPAASSDDDDDDDDNSPKPKAKIADVVVDAKKLQPDVIPPDVDPQIAKLPEGRTMRAWNCTICYLTFFKILDLKNHVMSTHLKPIVGGLAGFFLCPYCAKAFRTKMLVQKHIGYYHSLKELLEKHSKPNAVVPALSLMSCKICGQQFLGSLCLNDHMKRCHFERHQLQQYHCHLCKKSYRQMEILLNHIRSDHDESKVNATPPASFSSNHQLPSSKSNHSVQTKKTGTTEAARRFYYACAVCEEGFNREADLEDHIVSIHRLAIAPNRREKKPYGCLLCDKRFMQLNSITLHLVSYHKQDENDIMGGRRKEPEDDRRRTHQCLICLEYFSKKKFLDKHARRNNCRPSSQPKRQLPKRRAIVHNEGERPLNCPKCTGKYWGKAYLYLHVLEVHGNGVLGEFLLKKKIDDAAKEDFNDDTEEQEGPFPVAMYTAGNRPTGESSRRPLRGGFLPAGRIGKPDPVAVPASCSSAPVKIVPKENPSTPDVIDLTDDDPVEKEPIPKLKIIKRTPGNQVAPVGMGQQGRGHHHSNDRQQQPQRPGVPVNRNVGPDMVRRGVKMNRQGGGCPGGQLNRQVQQGAVRPPGASSMGERQAPTASQNVRQRLNQQIVRRENPAIGQNHASNQVAGPGSSAGQPRPGSSHAMSSQARPVSSTAGGLPRSVTHLSSTPNLPPRERISSQPRLIPSGVQRPGQPPVKNTTGPKITAIVDLTEDSDDEIEEPTRILQNENTIKCIHCPKMFTEPLQMLIHVYSDHVKHNPYVCAFCEETITDSQALQDHIKTHEQFKIIKSIIGSKDGLKLPFVIEEETAPEVIVL
- the LOC135500390 gene encoding ubiquitin carboxyl-terminal hydrolase MINDY-3-like, which translates into the protein MFANSVLNSDQMASTSTTQQAALSENQVVAIKNLLWGNDLREEVFLRWTQGFTFSKDEPSALLQLQGGPCAVIAPVQAFVVKNIIFDQKKTMAGLTASECQECLINALVEVLTQAASTDICYLITHNGLEERDADTVLNLPANSEDNQVQVNDNEVRSPKRQKLSNQWFHSNLRCQQCNSNAEVKDAIHAHISTFQGQYGVLLFLYSLVLTKGIEQIKNEVEDPGEPLIDNTHGHGSQSMINLLLCGKAVSNVFDNDKDISGMQLHGISKQCTIGFLTQLEHLRYCEVGWYLKNPCVPVWLLASETHITVLFAYERGLVTHETASQAARRIFKSFDPDGNGFITVSRLVELMDALELVSEPEYVNIMQSKMDPEGLGIILLGVFLEEFFPELDREETPEKFLVYHYNGLERSCPDKQVKYLEGTAKIADIQDIVVTTDITPILTCLQTKWPTVELHWKDNIVPSMN
- the LOC135500634 gene encoding uncharacterized protein LOC135500634 isoform X1, with protein sequence MDEQVVTDGNSVGRRSDADASTLLNCTAKLPIKNNVDRSCEGDTDMSKITGGPELLKETDIDLNHSHFDHIVNGDMKNEHGTSNERNGIASCDSSNDIESGDTGQVSDELDCGVLPVEHSDILDCKDQPVVETSESVDVGIKVASGEKNESESAAVDSSEKLDKSIPVSMDTVDSVSMDAEDIDLNYKVDLASNSRHVVNLVEDSSDAIVGASLKVDDGKSGRNNFDALRPSEGNEGLKKGQRLKNVSQTEVVNFDSDSSEAPDVKDKVVTKEEKVADLDEGSKESDIVSKETCAGETVDKEKDVAGPPVEKTEQNETVEKANEEVKMDVDDDLSRYLMGDANVIGDLVESLHEEYSTPTPMDSRTDELMYDSRYSQGTADMMTDELMYSQNSQGTAIYESDNSFKCQQCETWYNTSEEFQEHVVGHLVQNSLTADTMDDDGWSTCPICLVMFPEFSLYEEHLKNHLNNVNKCTVCNKTFSERKDLEDHVNKIHNVDRPFKCSECDKMFKSLSMLGAHLRKIHKKELSARCDFCTMSFLSQEDLDFHMRLKHAKKLKKSGKKRKRQYTCKVCSRIYFDRQGFELHKRKGHRPVSVNVPDASASTVSELNRAPILGPKLSSLGRNITLIPSGGHREISSVSSPIIGEAKMFLSAVEQVIGKEVGQTQDEHSKQTDNEILKQMPSADCSDSGDDGTPSKRRRSRRVAYLGSLVYGCKLCKRRFATENEYKAHLKERHNSFLNDYGEVVRLSRLENLIKRKRKSSQCSGTKSRKPRVQELRDESEPSGSPQNSPMMFDKEEEDPLYEPAASSDDDDDDDDNSPKPKAKIADVVVDAKKLQPDVIPPDVDPQIAKLPEGRTMRAWNCTICYLTFFKILDLKNHVMSTHLKPIVGGLAGFFLCPYCAKAFRTKMLVQKHIGYYHSLKELLEKHSKPNAVVPALSLMSCKICGQQFLGSLCLNDHMKRCHFERHQLQQYHCHLCKKSYRQMEILLNHIRSDHDESKVNATPPASFSSNHQLPSSKSNHSVQTKKTGTTEAARRFYYACAVCEEGFNREADLEDHIVSIHRLAIAPNRREKKPYGCLLCDKRFMQLNSITLHLVSYHKQDENDIMGGRRKEPEDDRRRTHQCLICLEYFSKKKFLDKHARRNNCRPSSQPKRQLPKRRAIVHNEGERPLNCPKCTGKYWGKAYLYLHVLEVHGNGVLGEFLLKKKIDDAAKEDFNDDTEEQEGPFPVAMYTAGNRPTGESSRRPLRGGFLPAGRIGKPDPVAVPASCSSAPVKIVPKENPSTPDVIDLTDDDPVEKEPIPKLKIIKRTPGNQVAPVGMGQQGRGHHHSNDRQQQPQRPGVPVNRNVGPDMVRRGVKMNRQGGGCPGGQLNRQVQQGAVRPPGASSMGERQAPTASQNVRQRLNQQIVRRENPAIGQNHASNQVAGPGSSAGQPRPGSSHAMSSQARPVSSTAGGLPRSVTHLSSTPNLPPRERISSQPRLIPSGVQRPGQPPVKNTTGPKITAIVDLTEDSDDEIEEPTRILQNENTIKCIHCPKMFTEPLQMLIHVYSDHVKHNPYVCAFCEETITDSQALQDHIKTHEQFKIIKSIIGSKDGLKLPFVIEEETAPEVIVL